The DNA region TGGGAAACCACCATGGTCTGGCAGGACCTGTCGCCGCAAACCTGGCAGTACATCAAGGAGCGCGGCTTTCTCGGCATGATCATTCCGAAGCAGTACGGCGGCAAACAGTTCTCCGCCTACGCGCATTCGCAGGTCATCATGAAGCTCGCCACCCGCTGCTCGGCTGCCGCCGTGTCGGTGATGGTGCCGAACTCGCTCGGCCCCGCCGAGTTGCTGATGCACTACGGCACCGACGAGCAGAAGAACCACTATCTGCCGCGCCTCGCGCGCGGCGAGGAAATCCCCTGCTTCGCATTGACGAGCCCTTACGCGGGTTCGGACGCGGCGGCGATTCCGGACCTCGGCATCGTGTGCAAGGGCACGTTCGAAGGTCGCGAGACGCTCGGTTTTCGCGTCACGTGGGACAAGCGCTACATCACGCTCGGACCGATTGCGACCGTGCTCGGCCTCGCCTTCCGCGCGCTCGATCCTGATCATCTGCTCGGCACGAACGACGAACCCGGCATCACCTGCGCGCTGATTCCGACCGACCATCCTGGCGTGAACATCGGCCGCCGTCACTGGCCGCTCAACGCGGTGTTCCAGAACGGCCCGAACTCGGGCAAGGACGTGTTCATTCCGCTCGACTGGGTGATCGGCGGACGCGCCCAGGTCGGCAACGGCTGGCGCATGCTGATGGAATGCCTGGCGGCGGGCCGGGCGATTTCGCTGCCCTCGTCGAATGTGGGGATGGCGAAAATCGCCGTGCGCGGCACCGGTGCCTACGCCGCGATTCGCCGGCAGTTCCGCACCCCCGTCGGCAAGTTCGAGGGCGTGCAGGAAGCGCTCGGCCGCATGGGCGGCAACCTGTACGTGATGGACGCCGCACGCCGCCTGTCCGCGCAGGCGGTGGACCTCGGCGAAAAGCCTTCGGTGATTTCGGCGATCGCCAAATATCACATCACCGAACGCGCCCGCATGGTCATCAACGACGGCATGGATGTCGCCGCCGGCAAGGGCATCTGCATGGGACCGTCGAATTTTCTCGCACGCGCCTATCAGCAGGTACCGATCGCGATCACCGTGGAAGGCGCAAACATTCTCACGCGCTGCCTCATCATCTTCGGCCAGGGTGCGATCCGCTGTCATCCGTATGTGCTGAAGGAAATGGCCGCCACGCGCGAAACGGATCGAGCGAGGGCGCTGCGCGATTTCGACGAGGCGTTCTTCGGCCACGTCAGCTTCACGCTTTCCAACGTGGTCCGCAGTTTTGTCTATGGCGTAACGGGCGGCGCCTTCATCGCCAGACCGCGCACGGCCTACGCGCCGCTGCATGCGTACTATCGCGCGGCCACGCGCCTGTCCACCGCGTTCGCGCTGCTCGCCGATGTTTCGATGTTCGTGCTCGGCGGCGACCTGAAACGCCGCGAGCGCATCTCCGCGCGGCTCGGCGACGTGCTGTCGCAGCTCTACCTGATCTCGGCCACGCTCAAGCGCTTCGAAGACGAAGGCCGTCAGGAAGAAGACCTGCCGCTGGTCCGCTGGGGCGTGGAGGATTCGTTGTACAAGGCGCAACACGCGCTCGACGGCGTGCTCGCCAACTACCCGAACCGCCTCGCCGCCGGACTCGTGCGCGCGCTCGCATTTCCGTTCGGCCTGCCGCACCGTGAGCCGTCCGACCGCCTCGGCAGTGAAATCGCCGAACTGATGCAAACCCCAGGCGCCGCGCGCAACCGTCTGGTGTCCGATTCGTACGTGCCGCATCCGGATGTCGACGCGCTCGGCTATGGCGAGCTGGTGTTCGAACTGCACCCGCGCTTCACGCAGATCGACCAGAAGCTGCGCGAAGCGCTCAGGCAAGGCCTCATCGAACCGATGCCGCAGAGCCTGCCGCAACTGGCCGCATGGACCGACGCGGTGCAGCAAAAAGGCCTGATCGACGCCGAAGAACGCCGCGTGCTCGACGATTACGCGCGTTATGGCGCGCAAGTCGTGAAGGTGGACGACTTCCCGGCCGACTTCGACATGCTCGCCAACCTGCAGAAGCGCAAGGAGACGCTGGAAAAGGCGCTGGAGCTCGCGGCCTGAACCCGGCGCCGGCCGCAAAAAAACATCCGGGCAAGGCGCGCCGCGTGCGCCGAACTCGGTGCACACTGACACACGTTCGGCGCCCCTATCCCGCGAGGGACTGCATTCGGGACTGGGGGCGTCCTTCGAGGCGTGGCCAGCGGAGCAATCAATAATATGAACGACTCTTATCTGAACTTCGTCAATTCGCCATTCGGCGGCCGCCTTGCGCGCTCGCTCGGGCTGCCCAAGCCCGAGGTGCTGCGCCGTTATCGCGCCGACCAGCCCGAGTTCGGCGGTCTGGTGGCGATCGGCGCCGGCCGTGAACCGCAGTTGCTCGACGCGCTCGCGAATCTCGTGGCCAGCATCGGCGTGATAACGAGCGTCGCGCATGAGAGCGCCGGGCTGTGGGTGCCGCTCGCCAATCGCCACGGACTCATGACGGGGCGTTTCGAACCGGCCGACTCCAGCTCTCAAGGCAGGCTCGCGGCCCTGCTGTTCGACGCGAGCGGTATCGAAGACAGTACCCAGCTCGAACCGCTGCACGACTTCTTTCACGACACGCTGCGCTCGCTCGGCAAATGCGGGCGCATCATCGTGCTGGGACGGCCGCCGGAAAGCTGTGCGACGCCGCGTCAGTGGACCGCGCAGCGCGCGCTCGAAGGCCTCGTGCGTTCGCTCGGCAAGGAAGCCCGGCGCGGCATCACCGCCAATCTGGTCTACGTGGAGCAAGGCGCCGAAAGCCGCGCCGAAGCGACGCTGCGATTCTTCCTGTCGCCGCGTTCGGCCTATGTGTCGGGTCAGGTGGTGCGCATCGCCGCCGCCGGCGCGGGCCATGAGCCCATGCCGGGGATCGACTGGCAAGAGCCGCTCGCGGGCCGGCGCGCGGTCGTGACCGGCGCCGCGCGCGGCATCGGCGCCTCGATTGCGAGCGTGCTAGCGGCCGAAGGCGCGCACGTGATCGGCATCGACATCCCCGCGGCGCGGGAGGCGCTCGACGCCACCATGCGTCAATTGAACGGCACCGCGCTCGCATTCGACATCGCCGCACCCGAAGCACCCGCGCAAATCGCCGCCGCGCTCGACGAACAGGGCGTGGATATCGTGGTGCACAACGCCGGCATCACCAGGGACAAGACCATCGCGAAGATGACCGACGCCGCGTGGCAAAGCGTGATCGACATCAACCTGTGCGCGCAGGAGCGGATCGACGACGCCCTGCTCGCCGC from Paraburkholderia aromaticivorans includes:
- a CDS encoding acyl-CoA dehydrogenase, whose protein sequence is MPWFILVLVITACALVYVQARAAWWLAFMIVWVAAAHVSGAAGPVATTLLAIVFVLPALVLAFKPLRRAWLAKPVLDIFRKILPEMSPTERDAIEAGTVWWDAELFSGRPHWDKLLGYGPATLSAEEQSFLDVECEQLCDLANDWETTMVWQDLSPQTWQYIKERGFLGMIIPKQYGGKQFSAYAHSQVIMKLATRCSAAAVSVMVPNSLGPAELLMHYGTDEQKNHYLPRLARGEEIPCFALTSPYAGSDAAAIPDLGIVCKGTFEGRETLGFRVTWDKRYITLGPIATVLGLAFRALDPDHLLGTNDEPGITCALIPTDHPGVNIGRRHWPLNAVFQNGPNSGKDVFIPLDWVIGGRAQVGNGWRMLMECLAAGRAISLPSSNVGMAKIAVRGTGAYAAIRRQFRTPVGKFEGVQEALGRMGGNLYVMDAARRLSAQAVDLGEKPSVISAIAKYHITERARMVINDGMDVAAGKGICMGPSNFLARAYQQVPIAITVEGANILTRCLIIFGQGAIRCHPYVLKEMAATRETDRARALRDFDEAFFGHVSFTLSNVVRSFVYGVTGGAFIARPRTAYAPLHAYYRAATRLSTAFALLADVSMFVLGGDLKRRERISARLGDVLSQLYLISATLKRFEDEGRQEEDLPLVRWGVEDSLYKAQHALDGVLANYPNRLAAGLVRALAFPFGLPHREPSDRLGSEIAELMQTPGAARNRLVSDSYVPHPDVDALGYGELVFELHPRFTQIDQKLREALRQGLIEPMPQSLPQLAAWTDAVQQKGLIDAEERRVLDDYARYGAQVVKVDDFPADFDMLANLQKRKETLEKALELAA
- a CDS encoding 3-oxoacyl-ACP reductase, which translates into the protein MNDSYLNFVNSPFGGRLARSLGLPKPEVLRRYRADQPEFGGLVAIGAGREPQLLDALANLVASIGVITSVAHESAGLWVPLANRHGLMTGRFEPADSSSQGRLAALLFDASGIEDSTQLEPLHDFFHDTLRSLGKCGRIIVLGRPPESCATPRQWTAQRALEGLVRSLGKEARRGITANLVYVEQGAESRAEATLRFFLSPRSAYVSGQVVRIAAAGAGHEPMPGIDWQEPLAGRRAVVTGAARGIGASIASVLAAEGAHVIGIDIPAAREALDATMRQLNGTALAFDIAAPEAPAQIAAALDEQGVDIVVHNAGITRDKTIAKMTDAAWQSVIDINLCAQERIDDALLAAGILRDGGRIIGVSSISGIAGNLGQTNYATSKAGVIGRVQSMAPHLRARGITINAVAPGFIETQMTAKIPLAIREAGRRMNSMSQGGQPVDVAQTIAWLAHPGSAGVSGQVVRVCGQSLIGA